The following are from one region of the Trichoderma breve strain T069 chromosome 5, whole genome shotgun sequence genome:
- a CDS encoding metallo-beta-lactamase superfamily domain-containing protein: MTSTTKPKGFYSSGFWTEYLTTQRNRLPELSEVDEDISNCIVRFLGGNPGDMQLQGTNTYLVGTGSTRILIDTGEGFPQWAVNLTRYLEDHDISISHVLLTHWHGDHTGGVADLLAHDPTIIVHKNQPNKSQHAIKNGQIFQTEGATIRAVLTPGHTTDHTCFVLEEENALFTGDNVLGHGYSVAECLGDYTASLRLMAGLGCSVGYPGHGAVIRDLPRKMAAYIAQRDSREQQVYSALIQQASSSGQDSSRSSSSSSGSDSGSGDDEDDSEMGLSTSDIGLRLYGEVSKDAVTFESALKPLLNQVLFMLAESGKVSSKLVGPDKTRHWFVKGATY; encoded by the exons ATGACCTCAACTACTAAACCTAAGGGATTTTACTCGTCCGGCTTCTGGACGGAGTATCTCACAACACAACGAAACAGACTGCCTGAGCTGTCcgaagttgatgaggataTATCTAATTGCATCGTGCGATTCCTCGGCGGTAATCCAGGAGACATGCAGCTTCAGGGAACCAATACCTATCTCGTTGGTACCGGAAGTACTAGAATACTCATTGACACTGGAGAG GGATTTCCTCAATGGGCTGTGAACTTGACTAGATACCTCGAGGATCATGACATATCAATTTCTCATGTTCTTCTAACGCACTGGCACGGTGATCACACCGGGGGTGTTGCGGACCTTCTTGCCCACGATCCTACCATAATAGTTCACAAAAACCAGCCGAATAAAAGTCAACATGCCATCAAAAATGGTCAGATATTCCAAACTGAGGGCGCGACTATACGAGCAGTGTTGACGCCTGGCCATACCACTGATCACACTTGTTTCGTgttggaagaggaaaatgcGTTGTTTACGGGAGACAATGTATTAGGCCACGGCTACAGTGTAGCTGAGTGTTTAGGAGACTACACGGCCAGTCTTCGCTTGATGGCAGGCTTGGGATGCTCTGTTGGCTATCCCGGGCACGGAGCAGTGATACGTGACCTACCACGTAAAATGGCGGCTTACATCGCGCAGAGAGACTCTAGAGAGCAACAGGTCTACTCGGCATTAATTCAGCAGGCCTCATCTAGTGGCCAAGACAGTAGTAGAAGTAGCAGCAGTAGTAGTGGAAGTGACTCTGGTagtggcgatgatgaagatgatagTGAGATGGGCCTATCAACCTCTGACATAGGTCTCCGTTTATACGGAGAAGTCTCTAAGGACGCTGTCACGTTTGAATCTGCTCTAAAGCCTCTTCTGAACCAGGTGCTGTTCATGTTGGCAGAGAGCGGCAAAGTTAGTTCAAAGCTAGTAGGACCAGATAAGACTCGACACTGGTTTGTAAAGGGTGCAACCTATTAG
- a CDS encoding starter unit:ACP transacylase in aflatoxin biosynthesis domain-containing protein gives MNENANTPSGTTSPHVEPLDINIDADTIAKFILFSHEFPSGDVKDLLRRLHRYAKLPRYSQLARFLHECASILKQEVQKLPRPLRDQVPSFHDVVTLASHWEKLKASSLCGTWEGAFLCIYEIAMLIGHHEANNIPYSYGTGENISATCLAGISVGLFPAAAVAVSTSLVDLVYYGVESVRMAFAFCVHVGRISQLLEPTDRVPAEVVQVELDRFNGQQEINDIEMRTVPLTKVSISHVDQASVGVTGPPTRLEKLFSQSEMLGSSRHSPLPISGGLCHVSNVYDLDDVRSILEIAKVWERWGSRSVQLPLLSPYTGGPFMASDAYHLIEAICTEALTKPLYFDKLADGVVAQLSHNPGLPMSSCEILHYRTSLISDTIISDITDKLPSVNVQQDDVVDWVMQDEYAFDQPHGIPSSPQNSKLAIVVNGVDTHTIVPPDRFDVEAHFDPTDEMENSIGTKFGNFIANPGHFDAGFFNMSPREAEQTDPMQRLALVTAYEALEMSGFVPNRTPSSHVSRVGTYYGQASDDYREVNASQKIGTYGIPGTERGFGNGRINYFFKFQGPSFNIDTACSSGLAAVHAACSALWAGDADTAIAGGLNVITNPDIYCMLNKGHFLSKTGQCKVWDAAADGYCRGDGVGSVVIKRLDDALADNDNILATIVAGATNHSAESISITQPHAGAQKDNYRQVLDSAGVNPLDVNYVELHGTGTQVGDAVESESVLDFFAPSGRRRNSEQRLNLGAVKCNIGHGEAAAGIASLIKVLLMYQHNTIPRHVGIKTTMNPVVVQHLANRNAGILLENSPWLPKSNGTKRYSVVNSFGAHGGNTTLLLEDAPLPSIQGDNHDSLSEAQACQVVCISAKSKASLRGNISALLRHLDANKETKLKDLSYTTCARRIHHHIRIAASVASTTQLHKFLEAAAENVDAHAKHVSTAKQRAVVFAFSGQGCFYQGAAEKLFQHAPLFRDQVLQLDRAVCRLGFPSVLAVIIGDAANLIDVGHSKDSSMESPLVVQLALVVLQIALAQYWRLLGITPGAVIGHSLGEYAAFVTAGVLSVADALYLVGKRAKLTLAICEPGSHVMLSVRGASTDRIAELCRESEKEHNYEVSCINGVTDVVISGVRADMVAMRDMLQDAGLKCLLLDIPFAFHSAQLEPILDSFEYEAKRVTFKAPMIPVISPLLGRCVSEGDIINETYLRRATREPVNFVTAMDAAKADGIVDDKAVWIDIGPQPVCTSFARNHYEKGSTQTLASLRQGDNMLSTLTGSLATLHCLGLPVAWNEYFASYEKSLRLVHLEPYQWNQKNYWLQYEGTWTLDKAHPGLSKPEKNKDLGPPSFFTSSAQQIIYQEFTESTGRVTILSNLAHPDLVGAANGHKINGRSVVTGSIWADLTLTVGEYLYKRMVPDADKLYMDVRNMEVAEGVLDISNRQTQISLYTANPDGTHKSDKAFATATVVYEDAQTWQSEWQIASHLVVARANSLWKAAAGEDLSTNSRVSRLSQNAVYQLFANVVDYGERYRGMQRVALAEDTQEATADITLDIDHHGTWHTPPHWIDSTGENTGSSRDFFYITPGWNHFRLAEKLEPGPSVSYRNYVRMFPVEGEPGAFAGDIYLLRDEKIVGVCAGLKFKRVPRALMPIMFPSRQTGKNRNHGPIPAHTNKITASHVPEKVKPPVEPIAPTPPPAQQKQKQTDGEQNPQVAACLELIADETGLELEDLAGEAAFAELGVDSLMSLALSGKLRTELGIEVQASIFIECATVQELINWLSK, from the exons ATGAATGAAAACGCTAACACTCCCTCCGGAACAACTTCTCCCCACGTCGAGCCTTTAGACATCAACATCGACGCTGATACAATTGCCAAGTTCATACTATTTAGTCACGAGTTTCCGAGCGGTGATGTTAAAGATTTATTACGCAGGCTCCATAGATATGCCAAGTTACCTCGATATTCTCAGCTTGCTCGCTTCTTGCACGAGTGCGCTTCGATCCTGAAACAAGAAGTCCAAAAGCTGCCACGGCCACTGCGTGACCAAGTTCCGTCATTCCACGATGTCGTTACTCTGGCTTCTCACTGGGAAAAGCTCAAAGCTAGCTCTCTGTGTGGTACTTGGGAGGGTGCTTTCCTCTGCATCTATGAGATTGCGATGCTCATTGG ACATCATGAAGCAAATAACATTCCATACTCCTACGGAACAGGAGAGAACATCTCAGCAACTTGTTTGGCAGGCATCAGCGTCGGCCTCTTTCCAGCCGCAGCAGTAGCTGTATCGACTTCTCTCGTAGACCTTGTCTATTATGGAGTGGAGAGCGTTCGGATggcttttgccttttgtgTTCATGTGGGCCGTATTTCGCAGCTCCTTGAACCAACGGATC GAGTTCCAGCTGAAGTAGTTCAGGTGGAATTGGATCGCTTCAACGGCCAACAAGAGATTAACGATATTGAAATGAGGACAGTACCTCTGACTAAGGTCAGCATCAGTCATGTTGATCAAGCCTCGGTTGGTGTCACCGGCCCTCCGACTCGTCTCGAGAAGCTCTTCTCCCAGTCTGAGATGCTTGGCTCATCTCGTCACTCACCGCTGCCAATTTCTGGTGGTCTTTGCCATGTATCCAATGTATACGACCTCGACGATGTCCGTTCTATCCTTGAGATAGCGAAAGTCTGGGAGAGATGGGGCTCCCGCTCTGTTCAGCTACCACTGCTCTCCCCTTACACAGGAGGCCCATTTATGGCATCAGATGCATATCATTTGATAGAAGCCATCTGCACCGAAGCTCTAACCAAGCCGTTGTATTTTGACAAGCTCGCCGACGGTGTGGTTGCGCAGCTTTCGCATAATCCGGGACTGCCCATGTCGTCATGCGAAATTCTCCATTACAGGACGTCACTCATTTCGGACACAATCATATCTGATATCACAGATAAACTGCCATCTGTGAATGTTCAGCAGGACGATGTGGTGGATTGGGTCATGCAAGATGAATACGCATTTGATCAGCCTCACGGCATCCCAAGCTCCCCGCAAAACTCCAAGCTGGCCATTGTTG TGAATGGTGTTGATACTCACACCATTGTTCCCCCGGATAGATTCGATGTCGAAGCGCATTTTGATCCCACTGATGAGATGGAAAACAGCATTGGGACAAAATTTGGAAACTTCATAGCAAATCCCGGGCATTTTGATGCTGGATTCTTCAACATGTCCCCACGTGAG GCTGAACAAACAGACCCGATGCAACGTCTAGCACTTGTCACGGCATATGAAGCGCTAGAGATGTCCGGCTTCGTGCCGAATCGGACACCCTCGTCTCATGTGTCACGAGTAGGAACCTACTACGGTCAGGCTAGCGATGACTATCGTGAGGTAAATGCAAGCCAGAAGATTGGAACCTACGGGATTCCTGGTACAGAACGAGGTTTCGGAAATGGTCGCATCAATTATTTCTTCAAATTCCAGGGACCTAGTTTCAACATCGATACTGCATGCTCTAGTGGCTTAGCTGCTGTTCATGCGGCTTGCTCAGCACTGTgggctggtgatgctgatacGGCTATCGCCGGAGGTCTCAATGTTATT ACGAATCCAGATATTTATTGCATGCTGAACAAGGGGCATTTCTTGTCTAAGACAGGCCAGTGCAAAGTGTGGGATGCCGCAGCTGATGGATACTGCCGTGGGGACGGAGTCGGCTCAGTGGTCATCAAACGGCTCGACGATGCCCTTGCGGATAACGACAACATATTGGCAACTATCGTAGCTGGTGCTACAAATCATTCGGCAGAGAGCATTTCTATCACTCAGCCACACGCCGGTGCTCAAAAAGACAATTATCGTCAAGTATTAGACAGTGCGGGCGTCAATCCTCTGGACGTCAATTATGTCGAGCTGCACGGTACGGGAACCCAAGTCGGGGACGCGGTGGAATCAGAATCAGTGCTCGACTTCTTCGCACCTTCAGGTCGTCGTCGAAACTCCGAACAGCGTCTGAATCTTGGCGCAGTTAAATGTAATATTGGCCatggtgaagctgctgcaggaaTTGCCTCGTTGATAAAGGTTCTGTTGATGTATCAGCACAACACAATTCCGCGTCATGTTGGCATCAAAACAACCATGAACCCAGTGGTGGTTCAGCATTTGGCTAACCGAAATGCCGGTATCTTGTTAGAAAACAGTCCCTGGCTCCCAAAGTCCAATGGCACAAAACGTTACTCTGTTGTAAACAGCTTCGGTGCTCATGGTGGAAACACAACGCTATTGCTCGAGGATGCACCATTGCCAAGTATCCAAGGAGACAACCATGACTCTTTATCCGAAGCGCAAGCTTGTCAAGTGGTTTGCATCTCAGCTAAAAGCAAAGCTTCGCTTCGAGGTAACATCAGCGCTTTGCTCCGCCATCTTGATGCCAATAAAGAGACAAAACTGAAGGACCTCTCCTATACAACATGTGCTAGGAGAATACACCATCACATCCGTATCGCTGCATCAGTTGCTAGCACTACTCAGCTTCACAAATTCttggaagctgctgctgaaaaTGTCGATGCACATGCAAAACACGTCTCCACAGCCAAGCAGAGAGCTGTTGTGTTTGCCTTCTCTGGGCAAGGATGCTTTTACCAAGGTGCCGCAGAGAAATTGTTCCAGCATGCTCCCTTGTTTCGCGATCAAGTCCTCCAGTTAGATCGAGCTGTATGCCGTTTGGGATTTCCTTCTGTACTGGCCGTTATTATCGGTGATGCAGCGAATCTCATTGATGTTGGCCATTCGAAAGACTCGTCTA TGGAGAGCCCACTTGTCGTTCAACTCGCTCTGGTTGTCTTACAGATTGCCTTGGCGCAGTATTGGCGACTACTTGGTATTACACCTGGAGCTGTTATCGGCCATAGCTTAGGAGAATATGCAGCATTCGTTACGGCCGGCGTCTTGTCTGTGGCGGACGCCCTGTATCTGGTAGGCAAGAGAGCCAAACTTACACTGGCCATTTGCGAGCCTGGTAGCCATGTCATGCTGTCTGTCCGCGGTGCCTCGACTGACCGCATCGCCGAACTGTGCCGAGAGAGTGAGAAGGAGCACAATTATGAAGTCTCGTGTATCAATGGGGTCACAGACGTCGTCATCAGCGGCGTACGAGCGGACATGGTTGCGATGCGTGATATGCTACAAGATGCTGGTCTCAAATGTCTTCTGCTAGACatcccttttgcttttcattcTGCGCAGCTGGAACCCATACTAGACTCATTTGAATATGAGGCTAAACGTGTCACATTCAAAGCCCCTATGATTCCGGTTATCTCTCCACTACTCGGAAGATGTGTTTCCGAGGGTGATATCATTAACGAGACTTACTTACGGCGTGCCACGCGCGAGCCTGTCAATTTTGTCACTGCGATGGATGCTGCTAAGGCAGATGGTATTGTTGACGATAAAGCTGTTTGGATTGATATAGGACCTCAGCCTGTCTGTACTTCTTTCGCACGCAATCACTATGAGAAGGGATCGACGCAAACTTTAGCATCACTACGACAAGGCGATAATATGCTTTCTACTTTGACAGGGAGTCTGGCAACGCTGCACTGCTTAGGTCTACCTGTTGCATGGAATGAGTATTTTGCCTCGTATGAGAAAtctcttcgtcttgttcACCTCGAGCCATATCAATGGAATCAGAAGAATTACTGGCTCCAATATGAGGGCACATGGACACTAGATAAGGCGCACCCTGGACTCTCAAAACCCGAGAAAAACAAGGATTTAGGGCCTCCATCTTTCTTTACATCGTCCGCTCAACAAATCATCTACCAAGAATTTACCGAGTCTACAGGGCGAGTGACAATCTTGTCCAACTTGGCTCACCCCGACTTAGTTGGTGCAGCCAATGGACATAAAATAAATGGACGCAGTGTTGTGACTGGG AGTATATGGGCAGATCTTACCCTCACTGTGGGCGAATATTTGTACAAACGCATGGTGCCTGACGCTGACAAGTTATACATGGATGTGAGAAATATGGAGGTG GCGGAGGGAGTCTTGGACATATCAAACAGGCAAACTCAAATAAGCTTGTATACAGCAAATCCTGATGGTACTCACAAGTCTGACAAGGCATTCGCCACAGCAACAGTCGTCTACGAAGATGCCCAAACCTGGCAATCTGAGTGGCAGATAGCTTCACATCTCGTTGTGGCGCGCGCCAATTCACTGTGGAAGGCGGCGGCAGGTGAAGATCTTtcaaccaacagcagagTGAGTAGACTCTCCCAGAACGCCGTGTACCAACTTTTCGCAAACGTGGTAGACTACGGCGAGCGATATCGCGGCATGCAGCGAGTAGCACTGGCCGAAGACACTCAGGAGGCGACTGCAGACATCACGTTGGATATCGACCATCACGGCACCTGGCATACACCTCCTCACTGGATTGACA GTACTGGAGAAAACACTGGATCCTCTCGCGACTTTTTTTACATCACACCGGGATGGAATCATTTCCGGCTAGCTGAGAAGCTTGAGCCAGGCCCGAGTGTCAGTTATCGCAATTACGTCCGCATGTTCCCTGTTGAGGGAGAGCCTGGTGCCTTTGCAGGTGACATATATCTGCTACGTGACGAGAAGATTGTGGGCGTGTGTGCAGGCCTCAAGTTCAAGCGAGTTCCGCGTGCTTTGATGCCCATCATGTTCCCCTCTCGCCAGACAGGGAAGAATCGCAACCATGGTCCTATTCCCGCTCATACTAACAAGATCACTGCTTCCCATGTGCCTGAAAAGGTGAAGCCACCAGTTG AACCAATTGCACCGACACCACCACCGgcccagcagaagcagaagcagacagaTGGCGAACAAAACCCTCAGGTAGCCGCCTGTCTTGAGCTCATTGCGGATGAAACGGGACTGGAGTTGGAGGATTTGGCTGGTGAGGCCGCTTTTGCTGAGTTGGGCGTGGATTCTTTGATGTCGCTCGCGCTGTCTGGCAAGTTACGAACAGAGCTAGGCATTGAGGTCCAAGCATCTATTTTCATTGAATGCGCTACTGTTCAAGAGTTGATCAACTGGCTGAGTAAGTGA
- a CDS encoding FAD binding domain-containing protein — translation MYRFVLHFLAAALPAAASVVQTCRRLHTQIPGRVFYPDSATYNSSISSYYSGQERELNPSCIFRPTTTSEVSQFIKLIADCGDVKFAVRGGGHTLWTGAANIDDGITVDMRSLNGLDLSNDHKIARLGGGAVFSDIYPKLVPYNLTVMGGRVPGIGAGGFVTGGGITFLSRRHGYSCDNVYGYEVVLASGKVVYATESSYPDLWLALKGGSNNFGNMWYSDLSYNYTESVLSAHAKAFSNFMKPANYDSAAMMGVFLYYTGQGFGVSDAMWYVEDVAHPAVYDAFTKIPNLGGTSELATVDKVVETFGENLPATTGRSYQLTLTFQNPPAAIYTELFQIWEKRITALANVKGLFIEFLLQPQPVTNGTNMFGLTPGKTDDVLIDMTAAYDNGSDDALVQSIINDIVNRQRAFLKSRGYLLDFIYLNYADISQNVLSTWGNKSLSKLRAVSKKYDPKGMFQKKSPGGYKLFK, via the exons ATGTATCGATTTGTCCTCCATTtccttgcagcagctctaccagctgctgcttctgtgGTGCAGACATGCAGACGCCTCCATACTCAGATTCCGGGCCGTGTCTTTTACCCAGACAGCGCAACGTACAATTCATCCATTTCCTCCTACTACAGTGGGCAGGAACGCGAATTAAATCCTAGCTGCATTTTCAGGCCCACAACCACCTCTGAAGTGTCTCAGTTCATCAAGTTAATTGCTGATTGTGGAGATGTCAAGTTTGCTGTTAGAGGTGGTGGCCACACGCTCTGGACCGGAGCCGCAAATATTGACGATGGCATCACGGTCGATATGCGTTCGTTGAACGGTTTGGATTTGAGCAACGACCACAAAATTGCCCGTCTTGGCGGCGGTGCAGTTTTCAGCGACATTTACCCTAAGCTCGTGCCTTATAACTTGACCGTTATGGGAGGTCGTGTTCCAGGTATTGGAGCAGGTGGTTTCGTTACCGGCG GTGGTATCACATTCTTATCCCGCAGACACGGCTACAGCTGTGATAACGTCTACGGCTATGAAGTTGTTCTTGCGAGCGGTAAAGTCGTCTATGCCACCGAGAGTTCTTATCCCGACCTCTGGCTCGCCCTGAAGGGTGGCTCGAACAACTTTG GAAATATGTGGTATAGCGATCTCAGTTATAACTACACTGAAAGCGTGCTTTCGGCACATGCCAAAGCCTTCAGCAACTTCATGAAGCCCGCCAATTACGACAGCGCTGCCATGATGGGAGTATTCTTGTATTATACGGGTCAAGGTTTTGGTGTCTCCGACGCCATGTGGTACGTTGAAGATGTTGCACACCCAGCCGTTTACGATGCCTTCACCAAGATCCCCAACCTGGGCGGCACATCGGAGCTTGCCACTGTTGATAAAGTCGTGGAAACTTTTGGGGAAAATCTTCCTGCTACTACGGGCCG ATCATATCAACTCACCTTGACTTTCCAAAACCCTCCTGCTGCCATCTACACAGAGTTGTTTCAAATCTGGGAAAAACGCATCACCGCTCTCGCCAATGTCAAAGGGCTCTTCATTGAGTTCCTCTTACAACCTCAGCCGGTCACTAATGGCACTAATATGTTTGGTCTCACTCCCGGGAAGACCGATGATGTGCTCATCGATATGACGGCTGCCTACGATAATGGGTCTGACGATGCATTGGTTCAATCGATCATCAACGACATTGTCAACAGGCAAAGGGCATTCTTGAAATCTCGTGGATATCTCCTCGACTTCATCTATCTCAACTACGCTGATATCTCACAGAACGTGCTTAGCACCTGGGGCAACAAGAGTCTCTCCAAACTCCGGGCTGTTAGCAAGAAGTATGACCCCAAGGGTATGTTTCAGAAGAAATCTCCCGGTGGCTATAAGCTCTTCAAATAA
- a CDS encoding aflatoxin regulatory protein domain-containing protein — protein MEVTGELDRGTSLPPPVASLDHLMDVESFVASVGDLLSPPDFDTFDFENKSLSPKWLEDVFSITPPSSSDFIPPPNVENKSLPLETKASSTESQTCQNQQGLCIGLATGLLKSMHSSSPSCLLGVGSHDGKPQVSRAVDIVLSANYEALQSMRGLLRCPCYYTSPQLQLLVTIVCAEAIAWYWRIIDTYSHYRSTNMDSGILPTERVEMSRRSFFIGGQCLESHLEAKLISQVVSSRLQELEDLIGDISWNTEQSAAITSEPKNHPMYSAVHLRMDAFLNTQLAAVRRELFNLQYESQSHNEETPGQGYYRPTAR, from the coding sequence ATGGAAGTCACGGGCGAACTTGATCGCGGAACTTCTCTGCCGCCCCCAGTCGCATCACTCGATCATCTAATGGATGTCGAAAGTTTTGTCGCCTCGGTTGGTGACCTCTTGAGCCCCCCTGACTTTGATACATTCGACTTCGAGAACAAAAGCCTCTCGCCGAAGTGGCTTGAGGACGTCTTCTCCATAACGCccccatcatcttcagatTTTATTCCTCCACCTAATGTCGAGAACAAGAGCCTACCTTTGGAAACCAAAGCATCTTCTACAGAATCGCAAACTTGTCAAAACCAACAAGGCCTTTGCATTGGCTTAGCAACAGGACTGCTCAAGTCAATGCATTCCAGTTCCCCGTCATGTCTCTTGGGCGTAGgcagccatgatggcaagcCGCAGGTGTCTCGGGCAGTGGACATTGTCTTGTCCGCCAACTATGAGGCTTTACAGTCCATGCGGGGCTTACTCCGATGCCCCTGCTATTACACAAGCCCTCAGTTACAACTTCTTGTGACAATTGTCTGCGCTGAGGCCATCGCGTGGTACTGGCGCATTATCGACACTTATAGCCACTACCGTAGCACGAACATGGATAGCGGCATCCTACCAACGGAGAGAGTCGAGATGTCGCGGAGATCTTTCTTCATTGGTGGCCAGTGCCTGGAAAGCCACCTAGAGGCGAAGCTTATTAGCCAAGTTGTATCTAGTAGGCTCCAGGAACTGGAAGATCTGATCGGAGACATTTCTTGGAATACGGAACAATCGGCAGCTATCACTAGTGAGCCTAAAAACCATCCAATGTACAGTGCAGTACATCTTAGAATGGATGCTTTCCTCAATACTCAGTTGGCTGCTGTTCGACGGGAACTATTCAACCTACAGTATGAATCCCAGAGTCATAATGAAGAGACTCCTGGTCAAGGATATTACAGACCAACAGCTAGATAA
- a CDS encoding short chain dehydrogenase domain-containing protein, with translation MAGERPIFSYTETLHNKTYPQIAPTLKDLSTAEKVVLITGASGGIGRATASSFAKSKPKALILLGRSNEKDLKETANSIRKVHGDLVVQEHLVDLSDFERVLEVFRLVASEFGRIDVLVHAAGILPDPDLLINAKPESFLDNYKTTVVGTLAVAMAFLEVNPKPVAEPEDKNSADPDGTKKLAKRIFTFINLTSAGIFYTPYPKMGAYVSSKMAAFKLLESLAVENEHVRLHQVHPGVIDTAMSRQLAEKVKLGLPPDDISLPSDFLVWVASPEAAFLHGKLVFAAWDVEQLKKRKNEIWNDGKPGGDLGFGMKGFPRYVNGNPAFGA, from the exons ATGGCAGGAGAACGACCAATCTTCTCCTACACAGAGACGCTTCACAACAAGACCTATCCACAGATTGCTCCCACATTGAAGGACCTCTCAACTGCGGAGAAAGTGGTCTTGATCACCGGAGCCTCTGGTGGCATTGGCCGCGCTACAGCCTCGTCCTTTGCAAAATCTAAGCCGAAGGctctcatcctccttggCCGCAGCAACGAAAAAGACCTAAAAGAAACCGCGAATTCTATCAGGAAGGTTCATGGAGACCTAGTTGTGCAGGAACACTTGGTCGATCTTTCGGATTTCGAAAGAGTTCTTGAAGTATTCCGGCTTGTCGCATCGGAGTTTGGCCGCATCGACGTCTTAGTTCACGCTGCTGGGATCTTGCCTGACCCTGATCTCCTCATTAATGCCAAGCCTGAATCATTTCTCGATAACTATAAGACAACTGTCGTCGGAACGCTAGCAGTCGCGATGGCTTTCCTTGAGGTTAACCCAAAGCCCGTCGCGGAACCCGAAGACAAGAACTCCGCCGACCCCGACGGGACCAAGAAACTCGCGAAAAGGATCTTCACTTTTATCAATTTAACCTCTGCGGGCATTTTTTACACTCCTTACCCAAAAATGGGCGCCTATGTGAGCAGCAAGATGGCCGCTTTCAAGCTCCTAGAGAGCCTTGCAGTCGAGAATGAACACGTACGACTTCACCAAGTACACCCTGGGGTCATCGATACTGCAATGTCTAGGCAGCTAGCAGAGAAGGTAAAATTGGGTCTCCCACCGGATGACA TTTCTCTGCCATCTGATTTCCTTGTCTGGGTCGCCTCGCCTGAGGCTGCTTTCCTTCACGGCAAGCTTGTATTTGCGGCTTGGGATGTCGAACAACTCAAGAAACGCAAGAACGAAATTTGGAACGACGGCAAGCCAGGTGGTGATCTTGGGTTTGGTATGAAGGGGTTCCCGCGATACGTTAATGGAAACCCTGCATTTGGAGCTTAA